In Streptomyces thermolilacinus SPC6, a single genomic region encodes these proteins:
- the topA gene encoding type I DNA topoisomerase: protein MSPTRETAQGGRRLVIVESPAKAKTIKGYLGPGYVVEASVGHIRDLPNGAAEVPEKYTGEVRRLGVDVEHDFQPIYVVNADKKAQVRKLKEQLAESDELYLATDEDREGEAIAWHLLEVLKPKVPVHRMVFHEITKDAIQQAVANPRELNKRMVDAQETRRILDRLYGYEVSPVLWKKVMPRLSAGRVQSVATRLVVERERERIAFRSAEYWDLTGTFGTGRAGDPSDPSTLTARLASVDGRRVAQGRDFGQDGRLKSEQVLHLDEANARALAAALADTRFAVRSVESKPYRRSPYAPFRTTTLQQEASRKLGFGAKATMQIAQKLYENGFITYMRTDSTTLSDTAVAAARAQVTQLYGADYLPDAPRTYAGKVKNAQEAHEAIRPSGDRFRTPAETGLTGDQFRLYELIWKRTVASQMKDAVGNSVTVRIGGRAADGRDAEFTASGKTITFHGFMKAYVEGADDPNAELDDRERRLPQVAEGDPLTAEEITADGHATKPPARYTEASLVKELEEREIGRPSTYASILGTILERGYVFKKGTALVPSFLSFAVVNLLEKHFGRLVDYDFTAKMEDDLDRIARGEAQAVPWLKRFYFGEGTGAGSGAGAADAGNGDGDHLGGLKELVTDLGAIDAREISSFPVGDGIVLRVGRYGPYVERGVKDEEGHQRADVPADLAPDELTVEYAEELLAKPSGDFELGTDPATGHTIVAKDGRYGPYVTEILPEGTPKTGKNAVKPRTASLFKSMSVDTVTLEDALKLMSLPRVVGKDPEGVEITAQNGRYGPYLKKGTDSRSLESEEQLFTITLEEALAIYAQPKQRGRAAAKPPLKELGNDPVSERPVVVKDGRFGPYVTDGETNATLRSGDSVETITPERGFELLAEKRAKAPAKKTAKKAPAKKTAAKKTAAKKTTASKTTAAKKTAAKTTTAKSAAKKATAKKATSASSDE from the coding sequence TTGTCCCCGACACGCGAGACCGCACAGGGCGGCCGCCGACTCGTCATCGTCGAGTCGCCTGCCAAGGCGAAGACGATCAAGGGCTACCTCGGCCCCGGCTACGTCGTCGAGGCGAGCGTCGGGCACATCCGCGACCTCCCGAACGGCGCCGCGGAGGTGCCCGAGAAGTACACCGGCGAGGTGCGCCGCCTCGGCGTGGACGTCGAACACGACTTCCAGCCGATCTACGTCGTCAACGCCGACAAAAAAGCCCAGGTCAGGAAGTTGAAGGAGCAGCTCGCCGAGTCGGACGAGCTCTACCTGGCCACCGATGAGGACCGCGAGGGCGAGGCCATCGCCTGGCACCTCCTGGAGGTCCTCAAGCCCAAGGTCCCCGTCCACCGGATGGTCTTCCACGAGATCACCAAGGACGCGATCCAGCAGGCCGTCGCCAATCCGCGCGAGCTGAACAAGCGGATGGTCGACGCCCAGGAGACCCGCCGCATCCTGGACCGGCTGTACGGCTACGAGGTCTCGCCGGTCCTGTGGAAGAAGGTCATGCCCCGGCTGTCGGCCGGCCGTGTGCAGTCCGTCGCCACCCGGCTCGTCGTCGAGCGCGAGCGTGAGCGCATCGCGTTCCGCTCCGCCGAGTACTGGGACCTCACCGGCACCTTCGGCACCGGCCGCGCCGGTGACCCGTCCGACCCCTCGACCCTGACGGCGCGCCTGGCGTCCGTGGACGGCCGCCGCGTCGCCCAGGGCCGCGACTTCGGCCAGGACGGCCGCCTCAAGAGCGAGCAGGTCCTCCACCTGGACGAGGCGAACGCCCGCGCCCTGGCCGCCGCGCTCGCCGACACGCGGTTCGCTGTCCGCTCGGTCGAGTCCAAGCCGTACCGCCGCTCCCCGTACGCGCCGTTCCGCACCACGACCCTCCAGCAGGAGGCGAGCCGCAAGCTCGGCTTCGGCGCGAAGGCGACGATGCAGATCGCGCAGAAGCTGTACGAGAACGGCTTCATCACCTACATGCGTACGGACTCCACGACGCTGTCCGACACGGCCGTCGCCGCCGCCCGCGCGCAGGTCACGCAGCTGTACGGCGCCGACTACCTGCCGGACGCGCCGCGCACGTACGCCGGGAAGGTCAAGAACGCGCAGGAGGCGCACGAGGCGATCCGCCCCTCCGGCGACCGCTTCCGCACGCCCGCCGAGACCGGCCTCACCGGCGACCAGTTCCGGCTGTACGAGCTGATCTGGAAGCGGACCGTCGCCTCCCAGATGAAGGACGCCGTCGGCAACTCCGTCACCGTCAGGATCGGCGGCAGGGCCGCCGACGGCCGGGACGCCGAGTTCACCGCCTCCGGCAAGACGATCACCTTCCACGGCTTCATGAAGGCGTACGTGGAGGGGGCCGACGACCCGAACGCCGAACTGGACGACCGCGAGCGCCGCCTCCCGCAGGTCGCGGAGGGCGACCCGCTGACCGCCGAGGAGATCACGGCGGACGGCCACGCCACCAAGCCGCCCGCCCGCTACACCGAGGCGTCGCTGGTCAAGGAGCTGGAAGAGCGCGAGATCGGCCGCCCGTCGACGTACGCGTCGATCCTCGGCACGATCCTGGAGCGCGGCTACGTCTTCAAGAAGGGCACGGCGCTCGTCCCGTCGTTCCTCTCCTTCGCCGTCGTCAACCTGCTGGAGAAGCACTTCGGCCGGCTCGTCGACTACGACTTCACCGCGAAGATGGAGGACGACCTCGACCGCATCGCGCGCGGCGAGGCCCAGGCCGTGCCGTGGCTGAAGCGGTTCTACTTCGGCGAGGGCACGGGCGCCGGTTCCGGAGCGGGCGCCGCCGACGCGGGCAACGGCGACGGCGACCACCTCGGCGGCCTGAAGGAGCTGGTCACGGACCTGGGCGCGATCGACGCCCGGGAGATCTCCTCCTTCCCCGTCGGCGACGGCATCGTGCTGCGCGTCGGCCGCTACGGCCCGTACGTCGAGCGCGGCGTGAAGGACGAGGAGGGCCACCAGCGCGCGGACGTCCCCGCCGACCTGGCGCCCGACGAGCTGACCGTGGAGTACGCGGAGGAGCTGCTCGCCAAGCCGAGCGGTGACTTCGAGCTGGGCACCGACCCGGCGACCGGTCACACGATCGTCGCCAAGGACGGCCGCTACGGCCCGTACGTCACGGAGATCCTCCCCGAGGGCACCCCGAAGACCGGCAAGAACGCGGTGAAGCCGCGCACGGCCTCCCTCTTCAAGTCGATGTCCGTCGACACGGTGACCCTGGAGGACGCGCTCAAGCTGATGTCGCTGCCGCGCGTCGTCGGCAAGGACCCCGAGGGCGTCGAGATCACCGCGCAGAACGGCCGCTACGGCCCGTATTTGAAGAAGGGCACCGACTCGCGGTCGCTGGAGAGCGAGGAGCAGCTCTTCACGATCACGCTGGAGGAGGCCCTCGCGATCTACGCCCAGCCGAAGCAGCGCGGGCGCGCGGCCGCCAAGCCGCCGCTGAAGGAGCTGGGCAACGACCCGGTGAGCGAGCGCCCCGTCGTCGTCAAGGACGGCCGTTTCGGCCCGTACGTGACGGACGGCGAGACGAACGCGACGCTGCGCAGCGGCGACAGCGTGGAGACCATCACGCCGGAGCGCGGCTTCGAGCTGCTCGCCGAGAAGCGGGCGAAGGCCCCGGCGAAGAAGACCGCCAAGAAGGCGCCCGCGAAGAAGACGGCCGCCAAGAAGACCGCGGCGAAGAAGACCACCGCGTCGAAGACGACGGCGGCCAAGAAGACCGCGGCGAAGACGACGACGGCCAAGTCGGCCGCCAAGAAGGCGACGGCGAAGAAGGCGACGTCGGCCTCCTCCGACGAGTAG
- a CDS encoding DUF7059 domain-containing protein, with protein MSTTSLATSLPVPDHADRLRSALLAAGFTADGLLDRLGATAYAALARSETVPALRATRGYGVLDMLVRLFLLQQPVPSERAGQALPLDEALAGGWVVRDGDGIRATVDVRPYGGPDGEDWYIVSDLGCAVGGAGGAGGRGEGVVLGVGGASTTLAGLTVRTPVASALDVGTGSGIQALHATRHATRVTATDLNPRALEFTRLTLALSGAPEADLRAGSLFEPVASETYDLIVSNPPFVISPGARLTYRDGGMGGDDLCRTLVQQAGDRLNDGGFAQLLANWQHVEGEDWKDRVRSWVPRGCDAWIIQREVQDVTQYTELWLRDAGDHRAAPEEYQARYEAWLDEFEARGTKTVGFGWITLRKSGTDEPSIVVEEWPHPVEQPLGETVQAHFARQDYLRSRDDAALLTDHFRLASEVVQEQVGLPGAEDPEHVILRQNRGMRRATKVDTVGAGFAGVCDGSLSAGRILDAIAQLMGEDPVVLRDRTPQAIRLLVEEGFLEPVRHEGAR; from the coding sequence GTGAGTACGACCAGCCTGGCCACCAGCCTTCCCGTGCCCGACCACGCCGACCGCCTGCGCTCCGCCCTCCTGGCCGCCGGTTTCACCGCCGACGGGCTCCTCGACCGGCTCGGCGCCACGGCCTACGCCGCGCTCGCCCGCAGCGAGACGGTGCCCGCCCTGCGCGCCACCCGCGGGTACGGGGTGCTGGACATGCTCGTCCGGCTGTTCCTGCTCCAGCAGCCGGTCCCCTCAGAGCGGGCCGGCCAGGCTCTCCCGCTGGACGAGGCCCTCGCCGGCGGCTGGGTCGTACGGGACGGCGACGGCATCCGGGCCACGGTCGATGTACGCCCGTACGGCGGCCCCGACGGCGAGGACTGGTACATCGTGTCCGACCTCGGGTGCGCCGTGGGCGGCGCGGGCGGGGCGGGCGGCAGAGGCGAGGGCGTCGTCCTCGGTGTGGGCGGCGCGTCCACCACGCTCGCCGGGCTCACCGTACGGACCCCGGTCGCCTCCGCCCTGGACGTCGGTACCGGCTCCGGCATCCAGGCGCTGCACGCCACGCGGCACGCGACCCGGGTGACGGCGACGGACCTCAATCCGCGGGCGCTGGAGTTCACGCGGCTGACGCTCGCGCTGTCCGGTGCCCCCGAGGCCGACCTGCGGGCCGGTTCGCTGTTCGAGCCGGTCGCGTCGGAGACGTACGACCTGATCGTGTCGAACCCGCCGTTCGTCATCTCCCCGGGCGCCCGGCTCACGTACCGCGACGGCGGGATGGGCGGCGACGACCTGTGCCGCACGCTGGTCCAGCAGGCGGGGGACCGGCTCAACGACGGGGGGTTCGCGCAGCTCCTGGCCAACTGGCAGCACGTCGAGGGCGAGGACTGGAAGGACCGCGTCCGCTCCTGGGTGCCGCGCGGCTGCGACGCGTGGATCATCCAGCGGGAGGTCCAGGACGTCACGCAGTACACGGAGTTGTGGCTCCGGGACGCAGGGGACCACCGGGCCGCACCGGAGGAGTACCAGGCGCGGTACGAGGCGTGGCTCGACGAGTTCGAGGCGCGCGGCACCAAGACGGTCGGCTTCGGCTGGATCACGCTGCGCAAGTCCGGCACGGACGAGCCGTCCATCGTGGTCGAGGAGTGGCCGCACCCGGTCGAACAGCCGCTGGGCGAGACCGTGCAGGCGCACTTCGCCCGCCAGGACTACCTCCGGTCGCGCGACGACGCGGCCCTGCTCACCGACCACTTCCGGCTCGCGTCCGAGGTGGTGCAGGAGCAGGTCGGACTGCCCGGCGCGGAGGACCCCGAGCACGTCATCCTGCGGCAGAACCGGGGGATGCGGCGGGCGACCAAGGTGGACACGGTCGGCGCCGGGTTCGCCGGTGTCTGCGACGGCTCGCTCAGCGCGGGCCGCATCCTGGACGCCATCGCCCAGTTGATGGGGGAGGACCCCGTGGTGCTGCGCGACCGCACGCCCCAGGCGATCCGCCTCCTCGTGGAGGAGGGCTTCCTGGAGCCGGTACGGCATGAGGGGGCGCGCTGA
- a CDS encoding sodium-translocating pyrophosphatase: MAGLLDPPWSHDPIPVPLAAAVLTDQNRVIVIVIALVALMALVVAQLLVRQVLAAGEGTTSMKKIAAAIQEGANAYLARQLRTVAVFAVVVFFLLMLLPADNWSQRAGRSLFFLVGALFSAATGYIGMRLAVRSNVRVAAAAREATPAPGEPEKDLMAVSHRAMKIAFRTGGVVGMFTVGLGLLGVCCVVLVYAADAPKVLEGFGLGAALIAMFMRVGGGIFTKAADVGADLVGKVEQGIPEDDPRNAATIADNVGDNVGDCAGMAADLFESYAVTLVAALILGRAVFGDLGLAFPLIVPAIGVVTAMIGIFAVAPRRADRSGMSAINRGFFLSAVISLVLVAVAAFVYLPSSFAELDGVTDPAVRAHDGDPRVLALVAVALGIVLAALIQQLTGYFTEPSRRPVRDIGKSSLTGPATVILAGVSLGLESAVYTALLIGLAVYGAFLIGGASIMVALFAVALAGTGLLTTVGVIVAMDTFGPVSDNAQGIAEMSGDVRGAGAQVLTDLDAVGNTTKAITKGIAIATAVLAASALFGAYRDAIATAVADVGARVGETTLSMDISQPNNLVGLIVGAAVVFLFSGLAINAVSRSAGSVVYEVRRQFRDHPGIMDYTEKPEYGRVVDICTKDALRELATPGLLAVMAPIAVGFTLGVGALGAYLAGAIGTGILMAVFLANSGGAWDNAKKLVEDGNYGGKGSEAHAATVIGDTVGDPFKDTAGPAINPLLKVMNLVALLIAPAVVRFGHGADASVGVRAVVAAVAIVVIVAAVYVSKRRSVAGDDEDTPGRFTGSPDQAAPVK; this comes from the coding sequence ATGGCGGGGCTCCTCGACCCACCGTGGTCCCACGACCCGATCCCCGTTCCGCTGGCCGCCGCGGTCCTCACCGACCAGAACCGGGTCATCGTGATCGTCATCGCCCTCGTGGCGCTGATGGCGCTGGTCGTCGCGCAGTTGCTCGTCCGGCAGGTCCTGGCCGCCGGTGAGGGCACCACGTCCATGAAGAAGATCGCCGCCGCTATCCAGGAGGGCGCCAACGCCTATCTGGCGCGGCAGTTGAGAACCGTCGCCGTGTTCGCGGTCGTCGTGTTCTTCCTGCTCATGCTGCTCCCCGCCGACAACTGGTCCCAGCGGGCCGGGCGTTCGCTGTTCTTTCTCGTCGGCGCGCTGTTCTCCGCCGCCACGGGATACATCGGCATGCGCCTCGCCGTACGCAGCAATGTGCGGGTCGCCGCGGCGGCGCGCGAGGCCACACCGGCGCCGGGCGAACCGGAGAAGGACCTGATGGCGGTCTCGCACCGGGCCATGAAGATCGCGTTCCGTACGGGTGGCGTGGTCGGCATGTTCACGGTCGGCCTCGGACTCCTCGGCGTCTGCTGCGTCGTCCTCGTCTACGCGGCCGACGCGCCCAAGGTCCTGGAGGGCTTCGGCCTCGGCGCCGCGCTGATCGCGATGTTCATGCGCGTGGGCGGCGGCATCTTCACCAAGGCCGCCGACGTCGGCGCCGACCTGGTCGGCAAGGTCGAGCAGGGCATCCCCGAGGACGACCCGCGCAACGCCGCCACCATCGCCGACAACGTCGGGGACAACGTCGGCGACTGCGCCGGCATGGCCGCCGACCTCTTCGAGTCGTACGCCGTCACGCTGGTCGCCGCGCTGATCCTCGGCAGGGCCGTCTTCGGTGACCTAGGCCTCGCCTTCCCCCTCATCGTCCCGGCGATCGGCGTCGTCACCGCGATGATCGGCATCTTCGCCGTCGCGCCCCGGCGCGCCGACCGAAGTGGCATGTCCGCGATCAACCGGGGCTTCTTCCTCTCCGCGGTGATCTCGCTCGTCCTGGTGGCGGTCGCCGCGTTCGTGTACCTGCCGTCCTCGTTCGCGGAGCTGGACGGCGTCACCGACCCGGCCGTACGGGCGCACGACGGCGACCCGCGCGTCCTGGCGCTCGTCGCCGTCGCCCTCGGGATCGTCCTCGCCGCGCTGATCCAGCAGCTCACCGGGTACTTCACCGAGCCGAGCCGACGGCCCGTGCGGGACATCGGGAAGTCCTCGCTGACCGGCCCCGCGACCGTCATCCTCGCCGGTGTGTCCCTGGGACTGGAGTCCGCCGTCTACACGGCCCTGCTGATCGGACTCGCCGTCTACGGGGCGTTCCTAATCGGCGGCGCGTCGATCATGGTGGCGCTGTTCGCCGTCGCGCTCGCGGGCACCGGGCTGCTCACCACGGTGGGCGTGATCGTCGCGATGGACACCTTCGGGCCCGTGTCCGACAACGCGCAGGGCATCGCGGAGATGTCCGGCGACGTGCGGGGCGCCGGGGCGCAGGTCCTCACCGACCTCGACGCGGTGGGCAACACCACCAAGGCGATCACCAAGGGCATCGCCATCGCCACGGCGGTCCTCGCCGCGTCGGCGCTCTTCGGCGCGTACCGGGACGCCATCGCCACCGCCGTAGCCGACGTGGGAGCGCGGGTCGGCGAGACGACGCTCAGCATGGACATCTCGCAGCCCAACAACCTCGTCGGCCTCATCGTCGGCGCCGCCGTCGTCTTCCTCTTCTCCGGGCTGGCGATCAACGCCGTGTCCCGGTCGGCGGGTTCGGTCGTGTACGAGGTGCGCCGCCAGTTCCGCGACCACCCCGGGATCATGGACTACACGGAGAAGCCCGAGTACGGGCGTGTCGTGGACATCTGCACCAAGGACGCCCTGCGGGAACTGGCCACCCCCGGCCTGCTGGCCGTCATGGCGCCCATCGCGGTCGGCTTCACCCTCGGCGTGGGCGCGCTCGGCGCCTACCTCGCGGGCGCGATCGGCACCGGCATCCTGATGGCGGTCTTCCTGGCCAACTCGGGCGGGGCGTGGGACAACGCCAAGAAGCTGGTCGAGGACGGCAACTACGGCGGCAAGGGCAGCGAGGCCCACGCCGCGACGGTGATCGGCGACACGGTCGGCGACCCGTTCAAGGACACGGCGGGCCCGGCGATCAACCCGCTGCTCAAGGTCATGAACCTGGTGGCGCTGCTGATCGCGCCCGCCGTCGTCCGGTTCGGCCACGGCGCCGACGCCAGCGTGGGCGTACGGGCCGTGGTGGCGGCCGTCGCGATCGTCGTGATCGTCGCGGCGGTGTACGTGTCCAAGCGGCGCTCGGTCGCCGGCGACGACGAGGACACGCCCGGGCGTTTCACAGGCTCGCCGGACCAGGCGGCGCCCGTCAAGTGA
- a CDS encoding ATP-binding protein has protein sequence MATVELRFSAQPEHVRTARLVAAAVARRAGVDEAVLDEVRLAVGEACSRAVGLHRSNGVTAPVRVMLTEEEKAFSIEVGDEVPGAGVAAADAAGVPGSRSGAPTRDFDDAEGEDQMGLAVISGLVDDVEVSAGERGGLIRMSWPRSGFAEVL, from the coding sequence ATGGCCACCGTTGAACTCCGCTTCAGCGCCCAGCCCGAGCACGTCAGGACCGCCCGCCTGGTGGCGGCCGCCGTCGCCCGCCGGGCAGGGGTGGACGAAGCTGTGCTGGACGAGGTCAGGCTCGCCGTCGGCGAGGCGTGCTCCCGCGCCGTGGGGCTGCACCGCAGCAACGGGGTCACCGCTCCCGTCAGGGTGATGCTGACCGAGGAGGAGAAGGCGTTCTCCATCGAGGTGGGCGACGAGGTGCCCGGCGCGGGTGTCGCGGCGGCCGACGCGGCAGGTGTACCCGGCTCGCGCAGCGGCGCGCCGACCCGGGACTTCGACGACGCCGAAGGCGAGGACCAGATGGGCCTCGCGGTGATCAGCGGGCTCGTGGACGACGTCGAGGTGTCGGCGGGCGAGCGGGGTGGACTCATTCGGATGAGCTGGCCCAGGTCGGGATTCGCGGAAGTCCTCTGA
- a CDS encoding STAS domain-containing protein encodes MDLSLSTRNVSGPGGDRTVVEVGGEIDVYTAPKLREQLVELVNDGMYHLVVDMEGVDFLDSTGLGVLVGGLKRVRAHEGSLRLVCNQERILKIFRITGLTKVFPIHTTVDEAVAATD; translated from the coding sequence GTGGACCTGTCCCTGTCGACTCGCAATGTGTCCGGCCCTGGTGGCGACCGTACGGTCGTCGAGGTCGGTGGCGAGATTGATGTGTATACCGCGCCCAAGCTGCGCGAGCAGTTGGTCGAGTTGGTGAACGACGGCATGTACCACCTGGTCGTCGACATGGAGGGCGTGGACTTCCTGGACTCGACCGGCCTCGGCGTCCTGGTCGGCGGGCTGAAGCGCGTGCGCGCCCACGAGGGCTCGCTGCGTCTGGTCTGCAACCAGGAGCGCATCCTGAAGATCTTCCGGATCACGGGCCTGACCAAGGTGTTCCCGATTCACACCACGGTGGACGAGGCCGTCGCCGCCACCGACTGA
- a CDS encoding DEAD/DEAH box helicase: MAFNHLPAAMHDALGALSVTPVTHSVSMARNHRPSRPPENGDARPSPGTVLDRLTARANRAARITHTEHLPPREGRHAVWPDRIRPEVVRAIHLAGIDHPWAHQAAAAEHALDGESVVIATGTASGKSLAYLAPVLSTLLDGSEAPNGRGTTALYLSPTKALAADQRRAVRALSAPLGNKVRPAVYDGDTPFEEREWVRQYANYVLTNPDMLHRGILPSHPRWASFLRALRYVVIDECHTYRGVFGSHVAQVLRRLRRLCARYGSDPVFLLASATAAEPAAAATRLTGLPVHEVADDASPRGELVFALWEPPLTELEGENGAPVRRTATAETADLLTDLTVQGVRSVAFVRSRRGAELISVIAQERLAEVDRSLARRVAAYRGGYLPEERRALERALHSGELLGLAATTALELGIDVSGLDAVLIAGYPGTRASLWQQAGRAGRSGEGALAVLVARDDPLDTYLVHHPEALFRRPVESTVLDPDNPYVLAPHLCAAAAESPLTDGDLPLFGPSAAALLPQLEAAGLLRRRTSGWYWTRRERAADLTDIRGEGGSPVQVVEEGTGRLLGTVDASAAHTTVHEGAVHLHQGRTYLVRHLDLKESVALVEEANPPYSTTARDTTSISVLETDTEVPWGDGRLCYGSVEVTNQVVSFLRRRLITGEVLGETKLDLPPRTLRTRAVWWTVTEDQLDAARVNPEQLGGALHAAEHASIGLLPLFATCDRWDIGGVSVPLHPDTLLPTVFVYDGHPGGAGFAERAFHTARAWLSATREAIASCECDAGCPSCIQSPKCGNGNDPLHKRAAVRLLTELLRGAPTEPTDPAAPTDAPPPQDP, translated from the coding sequence ATGGCATTCAATCACTTACCAGCAGCCATGCACGACGCCTTGGGAGCATTGTCCGTCACGCCGGTGACACACTCGGTGTCGATGGCCAGGAATCACCGCCCCAGTCGTCCCCCCGAGAACGGGGACGCCCGCCCCTCCCCCGGTACGGTCCTCGACCGCCTCACCGCGCGGGCGAACCGGGCTGCGCGCATCACTCATACGGAGCACCTGCCCCCGAGAGAGGGTCGGCATGCCGTCTGGCCGGATCGCATCCGGCCGGAAGTGGTCCGTGCGATTCACCTGGCCGGTATCGACCATCCGTGGGCCCACCAGGCGGCCGCCGCCGAGCACGCTCTGGACGGCGAGTCGGTGGTGATCGCCACGGGCACGGCGTCCGGCAAGTCGCTCGCCTACCTCGCGCCCGTCCTCTCGACGCTCCTGGACGGCTCGGAGGCCCCGAACGGCCGCGGCACCACCGCGCTGTACCTGTCCCCCACCAAGGCGCTGGCGGCCGACCAGCGGCGCGCCGTACGGGCCCTGTCCGCCCCGCTGGGCAACAAGGTCCGCCCGGCCGTGTACGACGGCGACACGCCGTTCGAGGAGCGTGAGTGGGTCCGCCAGTACGCCAACTACGTGCTGACCAACCCGGACATGCTCCACCGCGGCATACTGCCGTCCCACCCGCGCTGGGCCTCCTTCCTGCGCGCGCTGCGCTATGTCGTGATCGACGAATGTCACACGTACCGGGGTGTGTTCGGCTCCCACGTGGCGCAGGTGCTGCGCCGCCTGCGGCGCCTGTGCGCCCGGTACGGCTCCGACCCCGTGTTCCTGCTCGCCTCGGCGACCGCCGCCGAACCGGCCGCCGCCGCGACCCGTCTCACGGGCCTGCCCGTCCACGAGGTGGCGGACGACGCGTCGCCGCGCGGCGAGCTCGTCTTCGCGCTGTGGGAGCCGCCGCTGACCGAACTGGAGGGCGAGAACGGCGCGCCCGTCCGCCGGACCGCGACGGCCGAGACCGCCGACCTGCTGACCGACCTGACCGTGCAGGGCGTCCGCTCGGTCGCCTTCGTGCGGTCCCGGCGGGGCGCCGAGCTGATCTCGGTCATCGCGCAGGAGCGGCTCGCCGAGGTGGACCGCTCCCTGGCCCGCCGCGTAGCCGCCTACCGGGGCGGCTACCTGCCGGAGGAGCGCCGGGCCCTGGAGCGGGCGCTGCACTCCGGTGAGCTGCTCGGCCTCGCCGCGACGACCGCCCTGGAGCTGGGCATCGACGTGTCGGGCCTCGACGCGGTACTGATCGCCGGGTACCCGGGCACCCGCGCCTCCCTGTGGCAGCAGGCGGGCCGCGCCGGGCGGTCCGGGGAGGGCGCGCTCGCGGTGCTGGTCGCCCGGGACGACCCGCTGGACACGTATCTCGTCCACCACCCGGAGGCCCTGTTCCGCCGCCCGGTGGAGTCCACCGTCCTGGACCCGGACAACCCGTACGTCCTGGCCCCGCACCTGTGCGCGGCGGCGGCCGAGTCGCCGCTCACCGACGGCGATCTGCCGCTGTTCGGGCCATCCGCTGCCGCGCTGCTGCCGCAGCTGGAGGCCGCGGGGCTGCTGCGGCGGCGGACGTCCGGCTGGTACTGGACACGCCGGGAGCGCGCCGCGGACCTCACCGACATCCGGGGCGAGGGCGGCAGCCCCGTCCAGGTCGTGGAGGAGGGCACCGGCAGGCTCCTCGGCACCGTGGACGCCTCGGCCGCCCACACCACCGTCCACGAGGGCGCCGTCCACCTCCACCAGGGCCGTACGTACCTCGTGCGGCACCTCGACCTGAAGGAGTCGGTCGCCCTCGTCGAGGAGGCGAACCCGCCGTACTCCACCACCGCCCGCGACACCACCTCCATCTCCGTCCTGGAGACCGACACCGAGGTCCCGTGGGGGGACGGCCGGCTCTGCTACGGCTCCGTCGAGGTCACCAACCAGGTCGTCTCCTTCCTCCGCCGCCGTCTGATCACCGGTGAGGTACTCGGCGAGACCAAGCTCGACCTGCCGCCGCGCACCCTGCGCACCCGGGCGGTGTGGTGGACGGTCACCGAGGACCAGCTGGACGCCGCCCGGGTGAACCCGGAGCAGCTGGGCGGCGCGTTGCACGCCGCCGAGCACGCCTCGATCGGCCTGCTGCCCCTCTTCGCCACCTGCGACCGCTGGGACATCGGCGGTGTGTCCGTCCCGCTCCACCCGGACACGCTGCTGCCGACGGTATTCGTCTACGACGGCCATCCGGGTGGCGCCGGGTTCGCCGAGCGGGCGTTCCACACGGCGCGCGCCTGGCTGAGCGCGACCCGCGAGGCGATCGCGTCGTGCGAGTGCGACGCGGGCTGCCCGTCCTGCATCCAGTCGCCCAAGTGCGGAAACGGCAACGACCCGCTGCACAAGCGCGCCGCCGTACGTCTCCTCACCGAACTGCTCCGGGGCGCGCCGACGGAGCCGACC